In Oscillatoria sp. FACHB-1406, the DNA window CGACTCCCTCCCCGAATGGAGCTTCTGAGGGATAGGCGCGCTGAGATGCAACAAGAACGAATTTGCTGTCCGGGTTTGCCTTTAGCGGTGTATCGAGAAGTCGCCGCTCATCTGCGTCAAGTAAGTGGGGTTGAAGTTGAGTCGATCGCGCGCGTGCCAACCGAGTTCGACTACCATCAAAGTCAGGTGGATTCTTTGGTGCTGCGCTATCCCGACGCAGAAGGGCAGCGCGATCGCATTGATGCAATTTTAGGGTACTACGCGCAACGTCATAGTCCCTGGCAGCGGCGGATAATGGATAATGGATAATTGATAATTGATAATTGATAATGGATCGGGATATTAAACTCAAACAATCTCATCGAGATATCCCAAAAATCTTTCCCCCCGTCACCCCCTCCCCCCGTCACCCCTCATTATTCACCACTCACCATTCATAATTCACCATTCCCCCCTCACCCCTCATTATTCATTACTCACCACTCACCATTCATAATTCATCACTCATCATTCATAATTCACCATTCCCCCCCTCTCCCCTCTCGCACGCGCTCCCGACTGCGATAAACTAAACGAGTCTTGCCGATCGCGATGCTTTTCTACCATGTCATCTTCTGAAATTCCCGCCAAACTTTCTACCCTCGTCGCACGCTTCAAACGCCATAGCGATCCCAAACTTCGCTATCAACAACTCCTCAGTTACGCAAAAAAACTGCAACCCCTGCCTGAAGAGGATAAAGTTCCAGAAAATAAGGTTAAGGGTTGCGTCTCCCAAGTCTATATTTCGGCGCGTATCGAAGATGGAAAAGTTGTGTATTCTGGCGATTCAGATGCACAACTCGTTAAAGGATTAGTCGCCTTTTTAATTGAAGGACTCAACGGTTTAACGCCCGAGGAAATC includes these proteins:
- a CDS encoding SufE family protein; amino-acid sequence: MSSSEIPAKLSTLVARFKRHSDPKLRYQQLLSYAKKLQPLPEEDKVPENKVKGCVSQVYISARIEDGKVVYSGDSDAQLVKGLVAFLIEGLNGLTPEEILKVSPDFIAETGLNASLTPSRANGFYNTFQMMKQKALNFQVATTTEQN